The following proteins come from a genomic window of Trypanosoma brucei gambiense DAL972 chromosome 1, complete sequence:
- a CDS encoding T. brucei spp.-specific protein, with the protein MNRARKPEPPSIPCARRDFRGTTTGRRPGLPSHNRNGNDANATYPIPNNRVGRHLSPACGKYGNRPLTAKPRKRLISRRRNSLWYENALADAKIVRSPLWEHLDDSDDAAVFEGWNSKMRRPRKNFFYHGAGQSFDGAEVIDSLFMLAWMEEQMGRRKKQEGTQGDGNATIFRGGSAGNNVDRKANNVKGKEQQQQLVNEESKRHETHPTVREDETDHNPVECQGYNRSRTGESLELTPNSCDISFKSMFSTRSRKRSGRGDRLRFSCASLYKEYSNINTEECEEKGVGEIRVMECARQLGKAAEEQLQEGSRGSRRVMDSTSCGIRELRSIQLAELPDSVVKCPSGRRQSGEHMLPKLVKGHGETIHNTSEGTAPLSVLRKKLTHTRGHKTSVSDKTYTQNAPFITKGQKSATLRNKEGEGDVSTTNQPDSSLSVTTQRQGKGRNVSCKSTHGNASTFTLSNIFVNHMGSFSSSVSPLAPHLRKKELSTGTQQRSGRSKNDTHCEGSVRSRAPQKLKRIVYPEFLNAQSGGEHREDNHITTIQTPRSCGSGYFVNCEGMRSTSVSCSRHMGGGAKDSSISTFEDTFCCRGSSLLHVMCNTDKNYATDREQTNSTGNLCSSVNPYYF; encoded by the coding sequence ATGAATCGTGCTCGAAAGCCAGAACCGCCGTCGATTCCATGCGCTCGGCGCGATTTTCGAGGCACCACTACCGGACGCCGCCCGGGGCTCCCATCGCACAACCGAAACGGAAATGATGCTAATGCAACTTATCCCATTCCTAATAATCGTGTTGGCAGGCATTTGAGCCCCGCTTGTGGAAAATATGGAAACCGTCCGCTCACCGCAAAACCACGAAAACGTCTCATCAGTCGCCGTAGGAACAGCCTGTGGTATGAAAACGCACTCGCTGATGCGAAAATAGTCCGGAGTCCGCTATGGGAACACCTTGACGATTCCGACGATGCGGCAGTTTTTGAGGGGTGGAACTCAAAAATGCGGAGGCCCCGGAAGAATTTTTTCTACCACGGGGCCGGGCAAAGTTTCGATGGTGCTGAAGTGATTGATTCCCTATTCATGTTGGCGTGGATGGAAGAGCAGAtggggagaaggaagaaacaggaGGGAACTCAAGGTGATGGAAACGCAACTATTTTTCGAGGCGGGTCCGCGGGGAATAACGTTGACCGCAAGGCTAATAAtgtaaaagggaaagaacaacagcagcaactggTCAATGAGGAGTCGAAACGCCACGAAACTCATCCCACCGTGAGGGAAGATGAAACAGACCACAACCCCGTGGAGTGTCAAGGGTATAATAGGAGTAGGACCGGTGAAAGTCTTGAGTTGACGCCGAATTCGTGTGATATATCGTTCAAAAGCATGTTTAGCACCAGATCGAGGAAACGTAGCGGACGTGGGGATCGCCTACGGTTTTCATGCGCCAGTTTGTACAAGGAGTATAGCAACATCAACACTGAGGAATGCGAAGAGAAAGGGGTTGGTGAGATCCGTGTGATGGAATGCGCGCGACAGCTTGGAAAGGCTGCTGAGGAGCAATTACAGGAGGGAAGCCGTGGGAGCCGCCGTGTTATGGACTCCACTTCTTGCGGTATTCGTGAACTTCGTTCCATTCAATTAGCAGAACTACCCGACAGCGTTGTGAAATGCCCCTCGGGAAGGCGACAGAGCGGAGAGCATATGTTACCCAAACTTGTAAAGGGGCATGGGGAAACAATCCACAACACCAGCGAGGGAACGGCACCCCTCTCCGTTCTTCGTAAAAAGCTGACCCACACCAGGGGACATAAGACTTCGGTATCTGACAAAACCTATACACAGAATGCTCCGTTCATAACTAAGGGACAAAAGTCTGCCACACTTCGGAacaaggaaggggaaggagatGTGAGCACAACGAATCAACCAGATAGTTCATTAAGTGTTACGACCCAACGGCAGGGCAAAGGCAGAAATGTAAGCTGCAAATCCACTCACGGGAACGCTTCAACGTTTACGTTGAGCAACATATTTGTCAACCATATGGGATCATTTTCATCCTCAGTGTCACCACTAGCCCCTCATCTCCGGAAAAAGGAGCTTTCCACGGGAACTCAGCAACGTAGCGGTCGTTCCAAAAACGATACGCACTGCGAAGGCTCGGTTCGGTCACGAGCTCCCCAGAAACTGAAACGTATCGTGTACCCCGAGTTCTTAAATGCACAAAGTGGTGGTGAACACCGGGAAGACAACCATATCACCACGATTCAAACGCCCCGTTCATGTGGGAGTGGCTATTTTGTGAATTGTGAAGGCATGAGGTCCACCTCCGTTTCATGTAGTCGTCATATGGGAGGCGGCGCTAAAGACTCCAGCATTTCCACTTTTGAAGATACATTTTGCTGCAGGGGCAGTTCTCTCCTGCACGTGATGTGCAACACAGACAAAAATTACGCTACAGATCGGGAGCAGACAAACTCCACTGGCAATTTATGCTCTAGTGTGAACCCATATTACTTTTAA